The Papaver somniferum cultivar HN1 chromosome 3, ASM357369v1, whole genome shotgun sequence genome includes a region encoding these proteins:
- the LOC113358563 gene encoding cysteine-rich, acidic integral membrane protein-like: protein MKISVAFFFVVSVAVLSLCLSVDGLEKFSRGTFSQKSIIKNKAGTHIRGYDDQDKEVIGYHNDDKLGGDIYQDDKARLESYDGGKKKCKECKKCKKCKHCKKCKDHKDHDKDKDCKNCKDCQKCMECSYCKDCMDCNDCKDYNDDKECKNCKDDKDCEKCKKCQSCKDCSYCKDCKDCKDCKDYNDDKDCKKCKDENDCQKCKECQSCMDCSYCKLCQDKGCTNYKDKKECKDGEDCQNFKGDDDDDDDDDDCDDECDDDDCDDDCDDDCDDDCDDDDDLEGKRETMSDN, encoded by the exons ATGAAGATTTCCGTAGCCTTTTTCTTTGTTGTATCAGTCGCAGTACTTTCTTTATGTCTTTCTGTCGATGGCTTAGAGAAATTTTCTCGAGGAACTTTTTCACAGAAGTCGATCATCAAGAATAAAGCCGGTACTCATATTCGTGGTTATGATGACCAGGACAAGGAGGTTATTGGCTATCATAATGATGATAAATTAGGCGGAGACATTTACCAGGATGATAAAGCACGCCTAGAAAGTTATGATGGTGGCAAAAAGAAGTGTAAGGAATGCAAGAAATGCAAGAAGTGTAAGCACTGCAAGAAGTGCAAAGACCATAAGGATCATGACAAAGACAAAGACTGCAAGAACTGCAAAGATTGCCAGAAATGTATGGAATGTTCTTACTGCAAAGACTGCATGGATTGTAACGACTGCAAAGACTACAACGATGACAAAGAATGCAAAAACTGTAAGGACGATAAAGACTGCGAGAAATGCAAAAAATGCCAAAGCTGCAAGGATTGTTCCTACTGCAAAGACTGCAAGGATTGTAAGGACTGCAAAGACTATAACGATGACAAAGACTGCAAGAAATGCAAGGACGAGAATGACTGCCAGAAATGCAAAGAATGCCAAAGCTGCATGGATTGTTCATACTGCAAACTCTGCCAAGACAAGGGTTGTACAAACTACAAGGACAAAAAAGAGTGTAAAGACGGTGAAGACTGCCAAAACTTCAAAGGCGATGACGACGATGACGACGACGATGATGATTGTGATGACGAATGCGACGACGATGACTGTGatgatgattgtgatgatgactgtgatgaTGATTGCGATGACGATGACGAT ttggaaggaaaaagagaaaccaTGTCCGATAATTAA
- the LOC113358564 gene encoding ABC transporter I family member 17-like isoform X1, whose protein sequence is MDNHNSTSDGDDELQHLVVKIVDEQRPKLRVSELSRVLEPSGLSILSEVSVEILEGSVVGIIGPSGSGKSTFLRALNRMWDPPKHTVFLDNQDIHDLDVLSLRRKIGMLFQVPALFPGTVADNIRYGPKLTGKKLSDDEVTKLLALADLDSSFASKNGNELSVGQAQRVALARTLANDPEVLLLDEPTSALDPISTQAIEDTILKLKKTHKLTTVIVSHSVRQIQRIVDIIYLLVEGKIVEVLRPDRLSEASHPMARKFLELS, encoded by the exons ATGGACAACCATAACTCCACTTCAG ATGGTGATGATGAATTACAACATCTAGTGGTgaaaattgttgatgaacagaGACCCAAACTTCGAGTTAGTGAATTATCAAGAGTGTTGGAACCATCAGGACTGAGTATACTGAGTGAAGTTAGTGTTGAAATACTTGAAGGATCAGTAGTTGGAATTATCGGACCGAGTGGAAGTGGAAAATCTACATTTCTAAGAGCTTTGAATCGTATGTGGGATCCGCCGAAACATACAGTGTTTCTGGATAATCAAGATATTCATGATCTTGATGTTCTTTCTCTTCGACGAAAGATAGGAATGTTGTTTCAAGTTCCGGCTCTTTTTCCAG GTACTGTTGCGGACAACATTAGATATGGTCCGAAATTGACAGggaaaaagctatcagatgacgAAGTAACCAAGCTACTCGCCCTAGCTGACCTTGATTCTTCTTTCGCTAGCAAAAACGGCAATGAACTTTCCGTGGGGCAAGCTCAAAGAGTTGCTTTAGCTAGAACACTAGCCAATGACCCTGAG GTATTACTATTGGATGAACCAACCAGTGCTCTTGATCCAATATCGACGCAGGCCATAGAAGACACAATCCTAAAGCTCAAGAAGACACATAAGCTAACAACTGTCATAGTTTCTCACAGTGTTAGGCAAATCCAAAGGATTGTCGATATAATATATCTCCTAGTTGAAGGTAAGATTGTTGAGGTTTTAAGACCCGATCGTCTCTCTGAAGCCAGTCATCCGATGGCTCGAAAGTTCCTCGAACTCAGCTAG
- the LOC113358564 gene encoding ABC transporter I family member 17-like isoform X2 produces MMVKKIGELSKVLDTTGVQILLDVSVDIPKGLIVGIIGPSGSGKSTVLRSLNRLWDPPKNTVFLDNQDILDLDVLSLRRKVGMLFQSPVLFQGTVADNIRYGPKLTGKKLSDDEVTKLLALADLDSSFASKNGNELSVGQAQRVALARTLANDPEVLLLDEPTSALDPISTQAIEDTILKLKKTHKLTTVIVSHSVRQIQRIVDIIYLLVEGKIVEVLRPDRLSEASHPMARKFLELS; encoded by the exons ATGATGGTGAAGAAAATAGGTGAATTATCAAAAGTCTTAGACACAACAGGAGTACAGATACTGCTTGATGTAAGTGTTGATATACCCAAAGGATTAATCGTTGGGATTATTGGTCCCAGTGGTAGTGGAAAATCAACGGTTTTAAGATCTTTGAATCGATTGTGGGATCCACCTAAAAATACCGTGTTCCTTGATAATCAAGATATACTTGATCTTGATGTTCTTTCACTGAGGCGCAAAGTAGGAATGCTTTTTCAATCCCCTGTTCTCTTCCAAG GTACTGTTGCGGACAACATTAGATATGGTCCGAAATTGACAGggaaaaagctatcagatgacgAAGTAACCAAGCTACTCGCCCTAGCTGACCTTGATTCTTCTTTCGCTAGCAAAAACGGCAATGAACTTTCCGTGGGGCAAGCTCAAAGAGTTGCTTTAGCTAGAACACTAGCCAATGACCCTGAG GTATTACTATTGGATGAACCAACCAGTGCTCTTGATCCAATATCGACGCAGGCCATAGAAGACACAATCCTAAAGCTCAAGAAGACACATAAGCTAACAACTGTCATAGTTTCTCACAGTGTTAGGCAAATCCAAAGGATTGTCGATATAATATATCTCCTAGTTGAAGGTAAGATTGTTGAGGTTTTAAGACCCGATCGTCTCTCTGAAGCCAGTCATCCGATGGCTCGAAAGTTCCTCGAACTCAGCTAG